In Trichoderma atroviride chromosome 2, complete sequence, one DNA window encodes the following:
- a CDS encoding uncharacterized protein (EggNog:ENOG41): MDIPLPHDAEGPVPPPPPHSSSGSLSPPSKRRRTTTNIGDCCRTCRLRKVKCTGNPGNGPCSNCSRLELTCSFAASPGASEEDKVSRTTPSHSHTEAGTLRKRAQRACSQCHTHKTKCSGDLPKCKRCEAANLVCEYTPTRRRFTNVRFHSPKAESQAPSTLQPVKSEEITAISPASSSSASIPPYLLDAANLQAEDMLLRRDVILTHLDAYFDFLYMVPSLGFLHPEVTYRDVQENRFPPAQAAAVCSVASFFVNPGPTGREFGKKCSQQVEMHISRNIDKFSENALFLFALNILYHILAGSHAKVWQCFGVASRLMIGLQLNWDVSSNHSTFIQQECLRRIAWQLFSLDRLLAGGYDEYIACRADYMKIRLPCNETAFRENRPVVAERLHDKPVRCSPALGLHGIQILLVDLRHRIQVTTKRLATPSGSAMTTLEPSKVMTDIAALQSELTRFHVSIHDELRLTDQSMARYAASTQWRGYCFFHTHMAVSHIDLYRFSLPGPRTPASIEILRKLPPDFIARCQKQAVAHAMSLARFLDAIKIETDKMQNPGTPKLVGDYSVAHMATQCIRVLLIALQYNLYENLSDTTAPTWRGAETSEAQIKSLIDTIMEITEAWAGIFDMAKQAHECNKTMVEDFYKNGRILDREEPSREHARIRLVDGTIDSKAVVIERLIANNDPVPYFGSGP, encoded by the exons ATGGATATACCGCTGCCACACGACGCGGAAGGCCctgtgccgccgccgccgccgcacaGCTCGTCCGGATCGTTGTCTCCCCCAAGTAAACGCCGACGAACTACGACAAATATCGGTGACTGTTGTCGCACATGTCGGTTACGCAAG gTCAAATGCACTGGCAACCCTGGGAATGGACCATGTAGCAACTGTTCCAGATTAGAGCTCACTTGTAGCTTTGCCGCATCTCCTGGTGCTTCTGAAGAAG ACAAGGTTTCCCGAACGACACCATCTCACAGCCATACCGAGGCGGGTACGCTGCGGAAGAGAGCGCAACGGGCCTGCAGTCAATGTCATACGCACAAAACCAAATGCTCCGGAGACTTGCCCAAGTGTAAGCGATGCGAGGCTGCGAATCTGGTCTGCGAGTACACTCCGACCAGGCGTCGTTTTACCAACGTTCGGTTCCACAGCCCAAAAGCAGAGAGCCAGGCTCCTTCTACCTTGCAGCCTGTCAAATCGGAGGAAATTACAGCCATCAGTCCCGcgagtagcagcagtgctAGCATTCCCCCATATCTCCTCGATGCGGCAAATCTTCAGGCCGA AGACATGCTACTCAGAAGAGACGTTATTCTCACACACTTGGACGCATATTTCGACTTTTTATATATGGTACCGAGTCTAGGATTCTTACATCCAGAAGTCACCTATCGAGATGTTCAG GAAAATAGGTTCCCTCCAGCTCAAGCAGCCGCCGTATGCTCTGTTGCTAGCTTCTTCGTAAATCCAGGTCCTACCGGCCGAGAGTTTGGGAAAAAGTGCAGCCAGCAGGTCGAAATGCATATTTCCCGTAACATCGACAAGTTCTCTGAAAACGCCCTTTTTCTATTTGCACTAAACATCCTTTACCACATTCTCGCGGGTTCTCACGCCAAAGTTTGGCAGTGTTTTGGCGTGGCTTCTAGGCTCATGATTGGCTTGCAGCTGAACTGGGATGTTTCGTCGAACCATTCGACATTCATCCAGCAGGAATGCCTCCGAAGGATTGCGTGGCAGCTTTTCAGCCTTGACCGTCTGTTGGCGGGCGGTTACGACGAGTACATCGCTTGTCGAGCTGACTACATGAAGATAAGACTACCTTGTAACGAGACAGCTTTTAGAGAGAATCGGCCAGTCGTTGCTGAGAGATTGCATGACAAGCCTGTTCGCTGTTCGCCCGCTCTCGGTCTGCACGGTATTCAAATTCTTCTCGTCGACCTTCGCCACCGGATACAAGT AACTACAAAAAGGCTAGCTACACCTTCTGGCTCAGCCATGACAACTCTCGAACCGTCAAAGGTTATGACGGATATTGCCGCGTTACAAAGCGAGCTGACGCGATTTCACGTTTCTATACATGATGAACTGCGACTGACCGATCAGAGCATGGCTCGATATGCGGCCTCGACCCAGTGGAGAGGATATTGCTTCTTTCACACGCACATGGCCGTGAGCCACATTGATCTCTATCGATTCTCATTGCCAGGTCCGCGAACTCCAGCCTCGATCGAGATTCTACGAAAGCTTCCACCAGATTTTATTGCCCGGTGTCAAAAGCAAGCGGTGGCCCACGCCATGAGCCTAGCCCGCTTTTTAGATGCGATCAAGATCGAGACAGATAAGATGCAGAATCCGGGCACCCCTAAGCTCGTGGGTGACTACTCAGTTGCACACATGGCTACTCAATGTATTCGAGTCTTGCTCATCGCTTTGCAATACAACCTGTATGAAAATTTAAGCGACACTACTGCGCCAACTTGGCGAGGCGCCGAGACCAGCGAAGCGCAGATCAAATCGTTGATCGATACTATCATGGAAATTACCGAAGCGTGGGCCGGAATTTTTGACATGGCTAAGCAAGCT CACGAGTGTAACAAAACGATGGTAGAGGACTTTTACAAGAATGGGAGGATACTCGATCGAG AGGAGCCGAGCCGCGAACATGCCCGTATCCGACTGGTGGATGGGACCATCGACTCCAAAGCAGTCGTCATCGAAAGACTCATCGCCAATAACGATCCCGTACCATACTTCGGAAGTGGGCCTTGA
- a CDS encoding uncharacterized protein (EggNog:ENOG41) — MLLRRDVILTHLDAYFDFLYMVPSLGFLHPEVTYRDVQENRFPPAQAAAVCSVASFFVNPGPTGREFGKKCSQQVEMHISRNIDKFSENALFLFALNILYHILAGSHAKVWQCFGVASRLMIGLQLNWDVSSNHSTFIQQECLRRIAWQLFSLDRLLAGGYDEYIACRADYMKIRLPCNETAFRENRPVVAERLHDKPVRCSPALGLHGIQILLVDLRHRIQVTTKRLATPSGSAMTTLEPSKVMTDIAALQSELTRFHVSIHDELRLTDQSMARYAASTQWRGYCFFHTHMAVSHIDLYRFSLPGPRTPASIEILRKLPPDFIARCQKQAVAHAMSLARFLDAIKIETDKMQNPGTPKLVGDYSVAHMATQCIRVLLIALQYNLYENLSDTTAPTWRGAETSEAQIKSLIDTIMEITEAWAGIFDMAKQAHECNKTMVEDFYKNGRILDRGNAVVIAGQEPAEDKFLFGSDVFIERLNVPDVKEEQRSRAANMPVSDWWMGPSTPKQSSSKDSSPITIPYHTSEVGLDHDYGPPGLPMFLAQARNVSMGVCDIYDAETAAGMQPPEMMAMMPNNYQMVQTEVMSGGGGMPMLRIEDAMPSQAIYRQDIAPMQPQSYLPSHQGMMMNGYVPPPYPGTHTNTSAYTQQNTFN; from the exons ATGCTACTCAGAAGAGACGTTATTCTCACACACTTGGACGCATATTTCGACTTTTTATATATGGTACCGAGTCTAGGATTCTTACATCCAGAAGTCACCTATCGAGATGTTCAG GAAAATAGGTTCCCTCCAGCTCAAGCAGCCGCCGTATGCTCTGTTGCTAGCTTCTTCGTAAATCCAGGTCCTACCGGCCGAGAGTTTGGGAAAAAGTGCAGCCAGCAGGTCGAAATGCATATTTCCCGTAACATCGACAAGTTCTCTGAAAACGCCCTTTTTCTATTTGCACTAAACATCCTTTACCACATTCTCGCGGGTTCTCACGCCAAAGTTTGGCAGTGTTTTGGCGTGGCTTCTAGGCTCATGATTGGCTTGCAGCTGAACTGGGATGTTTCGTCGAACCATTCGACATTCATCCAGCAGGAATGCCTCCGAAGGATTGCGTGGCAGCTTTTCAGCCTTGACCGTCTGTTGGCGGGCGGTTACGACGAGTACATCGCTTGTCGAGCTGACTACATGAAGATAAGACTACCTTGTAACGAGACAGCTTTTAGAGAGAATCGGCCAGTCGTTGCTGAGAGATTGCATGACAAGCCTGTTCGCTGTTCGCCCGCTCTCGGTCTGCACGGTATTCAAATTCTTCTCGTCGACCTTCGCCACCGGATACAAGT AACTACAAAAAGGCTAGCTACACCTTCTGGCTCAGCCATGACAACTCTCGAACCGTCAAAGGTTATGACGGATATTGCCGCGTTACAAAGCGAGCTGACGCGATTTCACGTTTCTATACATGATGAACTGCGACTGACCGATCAGAGCATGGCTCGATATGCGGCCTCGACCCAGTGGAGAGGATATTGCTTCTTTCACACGCACATGGCCGTGAGCCACATTGATCTCTATCGATTCTCATTGCCAGGTCCGCGAACTCCAGCCTCGATCGAGATTCTACGAAAGCTTCCACCAGATTTTATTGCCCGGTGTCAAAAGCAAGCGGTGGCCCACGCCATGAGCCTAGCCCGCTTTTTAGATGCGATCAAGATCGAGACAGATAAGATGCAGAATCCGGGCACCCCTAAGCTCGTGGGTGACTACTCAGTTGCACACATGGCTACTCAATGTATTCGAGTCTTGCTCATCGCTTTGCAATACAACCTGTATGAAAATTTAAGCGACACTACTGCGCCAACTTGGCGAGGCGCCGAGACCAGCGAAGCGCAGATCAAATCGTTGATCGATACTATCATGGAAATTACCGAAGCGTGGGCCGGAATTTTTGACATGGCTAAGCAAGCT CACGAGTGTAACAAAACGATGGTAGAGGACTTTTACAAGAATGGGAGGATACTCGATCGAGGTAATGCCGTCGTGATTGCCGGGCAAGAGCCGGCCGAGGACAAGTTTCTATTTGGATCCGATGTTTTTATTGAACGATTGAACGTCCCTGACGTGAAAGAGGAACAGAGGAGCCGAGCCGCGAACATGCCCGTATCCGACTGGTGGATGGGACCATCGACTCCAAAGCAGTCGTCATCGAAAGACTCATCGCCAATAACGATCCCGTACCATACTTCGGAAGTGGGCCTTGATCACGACTATGGACCGCCCGGCCTACCCATGTTTCTCGCCCAGGCGCGTAACGTATCAATGGGTGTCTGCGATATATACGACGCCGAGACGGCAGCCGGCATGCAGCCAccagagatgatggcaatgatgCCTAACAATTACCAGATGGTGCAAACAGAAGTCATGagcggaggcggcggcatgcCCATGCTACGTATAGAAGATGCTATGCCTAGCCAAGCCATATATCGACAGGATATTGCGCCTATGCAACCGCAGTCTTATCTTCCATCACATCaggggatgatgatgaacgGATACGTACCGCCGCCGTATCCTGGTACCCACACCAATACGTCTGCGTACACACAGCAAAACACTTTTAATTAA
- a CDS encoding uncharacterized protein (EggNog:ENOG41~TransMembrane:1 (o57-81i)): MPSLAHLRRAVEETPRTHLDVARTVSQIYNKIRPAGQIGPLKVFARSDDSDNGSDTVLNALLAVLGVAFLILILVSILLVLRRVRRKRQQQSQEPALPSYNDVKNHRGLTIETTHNGRSSVLFIGRDGQPMLRTPSSPPDSPDNVPEIHITFPDEQDEQGRRKSGRVVVVRVGENATVGLEPMHDEELPAYEKEAGGQFYSVDMNQIGGLKEKDHSYFDHY, translated from the coding sequence ATGCCCTCACTCGCCCACTTGCGACGAGCAGTCGAGGAGACGCCCCGGACTCACCTCGATGTGGCCCGCACAGTCTCTCAAATCTACAACAAGATCCGCCCTGCAGGACAGATTGGCCCCCTCAAGGTCTTCGCTCGAAGCGACGACTCTGACAATGGCTCTGACACGGTTCTCAACGCCCTGTTAGCCGTGCTCGGCGTCGCCTTCCTTATTCTCATTCTTGTATCTATTCTGCTTGTGCTTCGCCGCGTCCGCCGcaagcggcagcagcagagccaggaGCCTGCTCTGCCCTCCTACAACGACGTCAAGAACCACCGGGGCCTGACCATCGAGACCACGCACAACGGCCGCTCCAGCGTGCTCTTCATCGGCCGGGATGGCCAGCCCATGCTGCGCACTCCCAGCTCACCACCTGACTCTCCCGACAATGTCCCCGAGATTCACATTACGTTCCCTGATGAGCAAGACGAGCAAGGTCGCCGGAAGAGCGGCCGGGTTGTCGTTGTCCGCGTTGGCGAAAACGCAACAGTTGGCCTCGAGCCCATGCATGACGAAGAGCTGCCCGCCTACGAGAAGGAGGCTGGTGGCCAGTTCTACTCTGTCGATATGAACCAGATTGGCGGCCTCAAGGAGAAGGACCATTCCTACTTCGATCACTACTGA
- a CDS encoding uncharacterized protein (EggNog:ENOG41~TransMembrane:1 (n2-10c17/18o407-428i)) codes for MAAAGRLTFLYPQLVRAATRGCGPTLGWATTVPTTTTTTAATTVRWNSLISKRHGKAVEPAEWEKQQQQLHQQKQQEQQEQQEQQEQQEQQEQDEQAKATQDKTATDNSTTEEAPAKAQAKSDIGKLFFENGEKKTSQAATTDAPETDAAALNSQQQDPKPAQTQTESKPSEPATAESEVIPMGPPKPQTESSDSASTSTASAEPKTDKPKDTPKMSDRLDSVYYMGAPESLSSSSTPSMTPPKYVHHFDTYSLVKQLHEGGYSSDQATTMMKAVRALLAHNLDMAQEKLVSKSDVENESYLFSAACSELSAEIKNNRRAQDEQIRQQRTHLQHEVDILTQTLNQELLTLNDNVRGAFNDRKMTVREEQKGADSAIQQITYKISIMLSSDSKSEIEGVRWILIRRSVVGILFMAIVTLGTIRYATYVSHKRQREQDRKKKEEEEVRRDGGKSDRTSAPDAAAILAAN; via the exons ATGGCTGCTGCGGGGAGACTGACGTTTTTGTATCCCCAATTGGTGCGTGCGGCCACGAGGGGCTGCGGCCCGACGCTGGGATGGGCGACGACGgttccgacgacgacgacgacgacagccgCAACGACTGTAAGATGGAATAGCTTGATTTCAAAGAGGCATGGGAAGGCTGTTGAGCCCGCCGAatgggagaagcagcagcagcagcttcaccagcaaaagcagcaggagcagcaagagcagcaggagcagcaagagcagcaggaaCAGCAAGAGCAGGACGAACAGGCAAAGGCGACGCAAGACAAGACAGCGACGGATAATAGTACAACAGAGGAGGCTCCAGCCAAGGCCCAGGCCAAGTCTGACATTGGCAAACTGTTTTTCGAAaacggagagaagaagacaagccAGGCCGCTACAACAGATGCCCCGGAGACCGACGCGGCGGCTTTGAACAGCCAACAGCAGGACCCCAAGCCAGCTCAGACGCAAACTGAATCAAAGCCATCAGAGCCAGCGACTGCGGAATCAGAAGTAATACCAATGGGACCTCCCAAACCGCAGACTGAATCCAGCGATTCGGCTTCGACTTCGACTGCAAGCGCCGAACCCAAGACAGACAAGCCCAAGGACACCCCGAAGATGAGCGACAGGCTGGATAGCGTCTATTACATGGGTGCCCCGGAGAGCttgtcatcttcgtcgacgccgtccaTGACCCCGCCGAAATATGTTCATCATTTTGACACCTATTCCCTGGTTAAGCAGTTACATGAGGGAGGGTACTCAAGCGACCAGGCTACTACCATGATGAAGGCTGTGCGAGCTCTCCTGGCGCATAACCTGGATATGGCGCAGGAAAAGCTTGTTAGCAAGAGCGATGTAGAAAAC GAGTCATATTTGTTCTCTGCGGCATGCTCTGAGCTGAGCGCCGAGATCAAAAACAATCGCCGCGCCCAGGATGAGCAGATTCGACAGCAGCGCACGCATTTACAGCACGAAGTCGATATCTTGACGCAGACGTTGAACCAGGAGCTGCTGACTTTGAACGATAATGTGCGAGGAGCCTTTAACGATCGAAAGATGACGGTTAGAGAGGAGCAAAAGGGGGCGGATAGTGCC ATCCAACAAATTACCTACAAAATCAGCATCATGCTGAGTAGCGACTCCAAATCGGAGATAGAAGGCGTGCGATGGATTCTCATCCGCCGATCCGTTGTTGGTATCCTCTTCATGGCCATTGTGACGCTGGGCACCATCCGGTATGCTACGTATGTCAGCCACAAGCGCCAGCGGGAGCAGGATcgcaagaagaaagaggaggaagaagtgaGAAGAGACGGTGGCAAGAGTGATCGTACCTCTGCGCCAGATGCGGCTGCTATTTTGGCAGCAAATTGA
- a CDS encoding uncharacterized protein (BUSCO:EOG092D49R5), whose amino-acid sequence MATTSQAQAQARASQSDTPMETDNAAPDSQDTHADGDNNNNNGDAPQPAAPPAAPAVPGPRATRFQELYAQSLKRTLAKLKWDNFAACYPTVASKAEPVLKQVQTQMAEKLAEKCEREFESILIARQVVPKLNDLESLVADATHRRISSAPDAPKPTPPHLLPAKDILSAHLAPSLASHQSLLNAKLQTAQSHNAILYEQIRSQRAEIEALLDSLEAAVGDVRGANAALAPVVDQLAAEARDVDKAVSE is encoded by the exons ATGGCGACTACGTCCCAAGCTCAAGCGCAAGCTCGAGCATCACAATCAGACACTCCCATGGAGACGGACAATGCAGCGCCAGATTCCCAAGATACCCACGCCGACggcgacaacaacaacaacaatggcgACGCACCAcaaccagcagcaccaccagcagcgcccgcCGTCCCCGGCCCCCGCGCAACTCGATTCCAAGAGCTCTACGCGCAAAGCCTGAAGCGCacgctggccaagctgaaaTGGGACAACTTCGCGGCCTGCTACCCGACGGTGGCGAGCAAGGCGGAGCCGGTGCTGAAGCAGGTCCAGACGCAAATGgcggagaagctggcggaGAAGTGCGAG AGAGAATTCGAAAGCATCCTCATCGCGAGGCAAGTTGTGCCCAAGCTCAACGACCTCGAAAGCCTCGTCGCAGACGCCACACATCGACGCATATCTTCAGCGCCTGACGCTCCTAAACCAACTCC ACCCCATCTCCTCCCCGCCAAAGACATCCTCTCCGCGCATCTCGCCCCGTCTCTCGCCTCCCACCAGTCCCTCCTCAACGCCAAGCTCCAGACCGCCCAATCCCACAACGCCATCCTCTACGAGCAGATCCGCAGCCAGCGCGCAGAGATTGAGGCGCTGCTCGACTCGCTCGAGGCCGCCGTCGGGGACGTCAGGGGCGCAAATGCCGCGCTGGCGCCCGTCGTGGACCAGTTGGCTGCCGAGGCGAGGGACGTGGACAAGGCTGTTTCGGAATGA
- a CDS encoding uncharacterized protein (EggNog:ENOG41), with protein sequence MDRRGSAGENGLSPIQSAPPNRRRLSMEEDMHYQHIMTASQQRRPSQPPPYEDTGLAKMPDERGGEREGEGRDEVEEKDSLPAKSSWLNRFKSRGKELKMAKSSDGLDDETSSGPGIMGRSLSHDDLPSYSSSIAIEGVFHMKHEIENTTKRAEDRQWHTVFVALNGTALSIYGTKKDWSWGKSRDGPSICPDNPPWIRKAKLEKTYSLLHADAGIAADYKKRRYVIRVRVETDQFLLSCIELGTFVKWLECLFAAIDVAAPIDERDFPRDMSIPRIQRIRWYRSHTGEIYPSTQPEIHQDPPPEAEGPVTLDAPDDASERQPPSAQLPTPTPAPSRTHPTEETQSSEALGPHLRIDPRNDPFHPLSVTSDPNPSIDPHTGKWFPEHQWTSAHDLLYAKLCYSNLLFRSPRKSNYIISKGKQWFVDWGTGRMVRVLPPAYGEVDFFGPWQVIHTENRRI encoded by the exons ATGGACCGCCGTGGCTCGGCCGGAGAAAATGGACTTTCACCGATCCAGTCTGCGCCGCCGAATCGGCGGCGTCTATCAATGGAGGAGGACATGCATTATCAGCACATCATGACAGCATCTCAGCAGCGGCGTCCATCACAACCGCCACCATACGAAGACACCGGCCTCGCCAAGATGCCAGATGAaaggggaggagagagggaAGGGGAGGGCAGGGACGAGGTTGAAGAGAAGGACTCGTTACCAGCCAAGAGCAGTTGGCTGAACCGTTTCAAGAGCAGAGGGAaggagttgaagatggcaaagtCGAGCGATGGTCTAGACGATGAGACCAGCAGTGGACCCGGTATCATGGGCCGAAGTCTAAGTCACGATGACTTGCCAAGCTATTCAAGCTCTATTGCTATCGAAGGAGTATTTCACATGAAGCACGAGATTGAAAATACCACAAAAAGGGCAGAGGATCGACAGTGGCACACCGTCTTTGTCGCCCTCAACGGAACCGCCCTCAGCATCTACGGTACTAAGAAGGATTGGAGCTGGGGCAAATCACGCGATGGCCCATCCATTTGTCCCGACAACCCGCCTTGGATTAGAAAGGCAAAATTAGAAAAGACATACAGTCTTTTgcatgctgatgctggtatTGCCGCCGATTATAAAAA GCGTCGTTATGTTATTCGAGTACGAGTTGAAACAGATCAATTTCTCTTGTCCTGTATCGAACTGGGCACCTTTGTCAAGTGGCTCGAGTGCTTGTTTGCAGCTATTGATGTGGCAGCCCCTATCGACGAACGAGATTTCCCACGCGACATGTCTATCCCGCGAATCCAGAGAATCCGATGGTACCGCAGCCACACTGGTGAAATCTACCCAAGCACCCAGCCGGAAATTCACCAAGATCCACCTCCGGAGGCTGAAGGCCCCGTTACTCTTGACGCTCCTGACGATGCTTCGGAGCGACAACCTCCATCTGCTCAGCTGCCTACTCCGACGCCTGCCCCTTCACGAACCCACCCTACAGAGGAGACTCAGAGTAGCGAAGCTTTGGGACCCCACCTAAGAATCGATCCCAGGAATGATCCCTTCCATCCCCTCAGCGTAACTTCAGATCCAAATCCATCTATAGACCCACACACGGGCAAATGGTTCCCTGAACACCAGTGGACATCTGCACACGATCTGCTATACGCCAAACTCTGCTACAGTAATTTACTGTTTCGAAGCCCTCGCAAATCAAACTACATCATTAGTAAAGGAAAGCAGTGGTTTGTCGATTGGGGCACAGGTAGAATGGTTCGCGTACTTCCGCCGGCCTATGGCGAGGTAGACTTCTTTGGTCCTTGGCAAGTCATTCATACGGAAAACAGAAGGATTTAA